A genomic region of Raphanus sativus cultivar WK10039 chromosome 6, ASM80110v3, whole genome shotgun sequence contains the following coding sequences:
- the LOC108813824 gene encoding uncharacterized protein LOC108813824, whose protein sequence is MGKTAGNRDWAQIYAIYGIEQWQTLVFLLFHAFFFSLLSLLFLIYFDQICFFLDSFFLSGAARLAAGFTGAVTALSAVCLLFAAANFLYSDVPLQYEMAQRMVGSVGDWSCVKTALDLGCGRGILLNAVATQLKKTGSSGRVVGLDRSKRTTLSTLRTAKLEGVQEYVTCREGDVRTLPFGDNYFDVVVSSVFVHTVGKEHGQKTVEAAAERMRVLGEIVRVVKPGGLCVVWDLLHVPEYVRRLQELKMEDIRVSERVTAFMAASHIVSFRKPSQLVAGPCEVRLDWRC, encoded by the exons ATGGGTAAAACCGCCGGGAACAGAGACTGGGCTCAGATCTACGCGATTTACGGTATCGAACAATGGCAAACACTAGTCTTCCTTCTCTTCCacgccttcttcttctccctcctCTCCCTCCTCTTCCTCATCTACTTCGACCAGATTTGCTTCTTCCTCGACTCCTTCTTCCTCTCCGGAGCCGCTAGACTAGCAGCCGGTTTCACCGGCGCCGTCACCGCTCTCTCCGCCGTGTGCCTCCTCTTCGCCGCCGCTAATTTCCTCTACTCCGACGTTCCGCTCCAGTACGAGATGGCTCAGCGCATGGTCGGCTCCGTCGGCGACTGGTCTTGCGTCAAAACGGCGCTAGATCTCGGCTGCGGACGCGGCATCCTCCTCAATGCCGTCGCTACTCAGCTCAAGAAAACCGGTAGCTCCGGTCGTGTCGTCGGGTTGGACCGGTCCAAACGCACCACTCTCTCAACTCTCCGCACAGCTAAACTCGAAG GTGTGCAAGAGTACGTGACTTGTCGGGAAGGAGACGTGAGGACGCTACCGTTTGGGGATAACTACTTCGACGTTGTTGTGTCGTCTGTGTTTGTGCACACGGTGGGGAAAGAGCACGGTCAGAAGACGGTGGAGGCTGCGGCTGAGAGGATGAGGGTGCTAGGGGAGATAGTGAGAGTGGTTAAGCCCGGAGGTTTGTGCGTTGTTTGGGATCTCTTACACGTGCCTGAGTACGTGCGGCGACTACAGGAGCTGAAGATGGAAGATATCCGAGTCTCCGAGCGAGTCACGGCGTTTATGGCTGCAAGCCACATCGTTTCGTTCCGGAAACCGAGCCAACTCGTCGCCGGACCATGTGAGGTCCGGTTAGATTGGAGATGCTGA
- the LOC108810557 gene encoding uncharacterized protein LOC108810557: MVCFCFLVDQKRKIKASKPAAGTCSRCGRGAKVADMTTLTRFCLIPFYCRSWRAIVCSFCGSVLKTYR, encoded by the coding sequence ATGGTGTGTTTCTGTTTCTTGGTGGACCAGAAGAGGAAGATTAAAGCAAGCAAACCGGCGGCAGGAACGTGTTCCCGGTGCGGTCGTGGTGCAAAAGTCGCTGACATGACGACTTTGACGAGGTTTTGTCTAATACCTTTTTATTGCAGATCTTGGAGAGCCATCGTCTGCAGCTTTTGCGGCTCTGTTCTTAAAACGTACcgttga
- the LOC108810260 gene encoding uncharacterized protein LOC108810260, with amino-acid sequence MQAIRRIPSGEVAEMRERSETTRVRRRSHGSALRVRQACTCSGRPGSAKCVRHGFMVPSDGSREVLRRALTPPIRRMNLRWLNFRPTPSRLCRMSSV; translated from the coding sequence ATGCAGGCCATTAGAAGGATCCCATCAGGAGAAGTCGCAGAGATGCGTGAAAGATCAGAGACGACTCGAGTCAGACGTAGGAGTCACGGTTCGGCTCTGAGAGTCCGACAGGCTTGCACGTGTTCGGGACGGCCTGGCTCCGCCAAGTGCGTGAGGCATGGTTTTATGGTGCCAAGTGACGGAAGCAGAGAGGTGTTGCGAAGAGCTTTGACGCCTCCTATACGGCGGATGAATCTCCGGTGGTTGAATTTCCGACCAACACCTAGCAGACTCTGTAGAATGTCTTCCGTTTGA